From the genome of Methylocystis heyeri:
GTGGCTACGCCGGATAATCCAATCCCTCCGGGGGCGAGGCTTTATCCCCTGAACGCCGCCGACGGCGCCGTCCTGCGCATGGCGCGCTTCACACCCCAGCAGGCCCCGCGCGGAACCGTCGCGCTGTTTCAGGGGCGCGCCGAATTCATCGAGAAATATTTCGAGACCATCCACGACCTGACGCTGCGCGGGTTCGAGGTCGTGACGCTGGACTGGCGCGGCCAGGGCGGCTCTGAGCGCGAGCTCTCCAATGCGCGCAAGGGCCATATCGACGACTTCGCCCAATATCAGCGCGACCTCGACGCCTTTCTGTTCAAGATGAGCCTGCTCGGCTGTCCGCGGCCCTGGTTCGCCCTCGCTCATTCCATGGGCGGGGCGATATTGTTCGAGAAGGCCCACGACGGCGACGCGCAATTCGCCCGCCTCGTCGTCACCGCCCCGATGATCGACCTCTACGGGCTCCGTTTTCCCGTCGCCTCGCGGATATTCGCCAATACACTGGACATGCTCGGGCTCGGCGCGATGTTCATTCCCGGCGGCGGCGAAGCCACGCTTTCGCTCGGCGGCGACGAACCGGACCTGATCGCCGGGCCCGGCAAGCCGCCGGTGTTCTGTCTCACTTTCGAGGGCAACAAGCTGACGTCGGATCGCGATCGCTTCACCCGCAACGCCGGCGTGCTCGCCCGGGAGCCCAATCTCGGGATCGGCGATCCCACCATAGGCTGGGTCAACGCCGCTTTCCGACAGATGGCGCGTTTTATCGACCTCGACTATCCGAGACGCTGGAAGACGCCCACCCTGCTGATCACCTGCGGCAGGGACGAGATCGTTTCGACCCCCGCGATAGAGCGCTTCGCCCAGAGGCTCGACATCGCGACGCTGGTCGACATACCCGGCGCCCGGCACGAGGCCATGATGGAGCGGGACGAGCTGAGAAGCCTGTTCTGGGCGGCCTTCGACGCCTTCGTTCCCGGTCACTTCGGCCAGGACGATCGGATCAGCCTGAAGGGTTGAGGGCCGGCGCGCGAGCCCGCCGGGATCGGAGCGAGCCGGCTCTCAAGCTAAACTGAAACATCAGCTATGAGATATAAGACTATGATTATAAAAAATATCTCTGTTGAAGTTAAAGTTCTTTCTTATCGGTCGTCGCGGTCCTGCGGAGCCGTCTAGCCGTGGCTTCTGAAAGCGA
Proteins encoded in this window:
- a CDS encoding alpha/beta fold hydrolase; its protein translation is MIELVATPDNPIPPGARLYPLNAADGAVLRMARFTPQQAPRGTVALFQGRAEFIEKYFETIHDLTLRGFEVVTLDWRGQGGSERELSNARKGHIDDFAQYQRDLDAFLFKMSLLGCPRPWFALAHSMGGAILFEKAHDGDAQFARLVVTAPMIDLYGLRFPVASRIFANTLDMLGLGAMFIPGGGEATLSLGGDEPDLIAGPGKPPVFCLTFEGNKLTSDRDRFTRNAGVLAREPNLGIGDPTIGWVNAAFRQMARFIDLDYPRRWKTPTLLITCGRDEIVSTPAIERFAQRLDIATLVDIPGARHEAMMERDELRSLFWAAFDAFVPGHFGQDDRISLKG